In Streptomyces sp. NBC_00569, a single genomic region encodes these proteins:
- a CDS encoding acyltransferase: MKQNSEVSLAPVRTAAGAQVDESAALGPGTAVWELAQIREQAVLGDDCVVGRGAYVGPGVRIGDGVKIQNLALVYEPAELGNGVFIGPAVVLTNDHNPRSVDPEGRPKGRGDWEPVGVTVAEGASLGARSVCVAPVRVGRWAMVAAGAVVTRDVPDFALVAGVPARHIGWVGRAGQRLRELPGSPGMWECPHTGVLHTEKDGVLTEA; the protein is encoded by the coding sequence ATGAAGCAGAACAGTGAAGTGTCCCTCGCTCCGGTCCGGACGGCAGCCGGGGCCCAGGTCGACGAGTCGGCCGCACTGGGCCCCGGCACCGCCGTGTGGGAACTCGCCCAGATCCGTGAGCAGGCCGTGCTCGGCGATGACTGCGTCGTGGGGAGAGGCGCCTATGTCGGCCCCGGGGTCCGGATCGGCGACGGGGTCAAGATTCAGAACCTCGCTCTGGTCTACGAGCCTGCGGAGCTCGGCAACGGCGTCTTCATCGGCCCCGCGGTCGTACTGACGAACGACCACAACCCGCGCTCGGTCGATCCCGAAGGGCGCCCCAAGGGACGCGGCGACTGGGAGCCCGTGGGGGTCACGGTCGCCGAGGGCGCATCGCTCGGCGCGCGCTCCGTCTGCGTGGCCCCGGTCCGCGTCGGCCGCTGGGCGATGGTCGCCGCCGGCGCCGTGGTCACGCGGGACGTGCCGGACTTCGCGCTCGTCGCCGGCGTCCCGGCCCGTCACATCGGCTGGGTGGGCCGCGCGGGACAGCGGCTCCGTGAGCTCCCCGGCTCGCCCGGCATGTGGGAGTGCCCGCACACCGGCGTGCTGCACACCGAAAAG